One genomic window of Bacteroidales bacterium includes the following:
- a CDS encoding outer membrane beta-barrel protein, producing MKNLNFFVLAILFFSFEISNSQTLKIQFGRDWSKLKWPTDGEYSDFKTSLNGNILFLGVDYFNGKYFNLSSNLGYLQRQGGKSYDKFIDDQHTTLVKSETSIDQLSLNIKFIIKYPVMERLTPFISIGPTYDYLISQSHKEDRITNIKSGIFGLILGGGAYYNISRFQIGLNIDYYIYLSNFGDLDSRPSPGMTGFLKSEDINARTLISSITLGYRIQ from the coding sequence ATGAAAAATCTCAATTTCTTTGTATTAGCTATTTTATTCTTTTCTTTTGAGATATCAAATTCTCAGACACTCAAGATTCAATTTGGTAGAGATTGGTCAAAACTTAAATGGCCTACTGATGGTGAATATTCAGACTTTAAAACATCTCTAAATGGCAATATCCTTTTTCTGGGAGTTGATTATTTTAATGGTAAGTACTTTAACTTATCTTCGAACCTTGGTTATTTACAAAGACAAGGTGGAAAGAGCTATGATAAATTTATTGATGATCAACACACTACTCTTGTTAAATCAGAGACGTCTATTGATCAATTATCCCTCAATATAAAATTCATTATTAAATATCCTGTAATGGAAAGGTTGACTCCTTTCATTAGCATAGGACCAACTTATGATTATCTTATATCACAATCACATAAAGAAGATCGAATAACTAATATAAAGTCAGGGATATTTGGATTAATACTAGGCGGAGGAGCATATTATAATATTTCTAGATTTCAAATAGGTCTAAATATTGATTACTATATTTATTTGTCAAATTTTGGTGATTTAGATTCTCGACCTAGTCCTGGCATGACAGGATTTTTAAAGTCGGAGGATATAAATGCTCGAACATTAATTTCTAGCATAACACTTGGATATCGAATACAATAA